In one Bactrocera tryoni isolate S06 chromosome 5, CSIRO_BtryS06_freeze2, whole genome shotgun sequence genomic region, the following are encoded:
- the LOC120776611 gene encoding mediator of RNA polymerase II transcription subunit 12 isoform X1, with translation MLSLLQEKRPLKRARLGPPDVYPQEAKQREDELTPTNVKHGFATTPPLADEFGTAHNSNMNASKVGSFINSILSKKEELMTLQDTMRKKQQINCKDNFWPVSPRTKTALDAWFKDLAGNKPLLSLAKKAPSFNKKEEILIVLCDNQVNMQRAAWFIKLSAAYTLSFTESKNKKRSIYDPAVEWTGNIIKFMRELLPKLHEYFQLGADKNIQGSSNFSSGINLGHMMSAPSVSSPATAHSPLTANTLTSTSCPSYSTNPSSNPSGSILCSGSGSPISGIGSNFEDCRNALKYWKYCTRLCKYMHEESLLDRQEFLNWILELIEKMRSQISFDMSLKKLILVFALQYMPDFVQSERLSRKLAVLAAKNLSILLELGSGTVAPAKHHEANAVTMEASNSEEKNATHSLELPLSDCNHCPHHRDMVIYLSTILQTITLECPTALIWNGINESRALSSLCGSPLDFISVVPSQLPMPFKCENSNENIRRQLQIAEAEIALRSKHAENRWFAEKWRSSKVNCFTHVLDILDSLDTHCFDRRDKDNNIDSLYSKIFPNYDLKYDDAEHKRKKYTYNSDKDAATVKILCEWAVSNQRWGEHRAIAVAILLDKRQIEVTSVVDIDPQQNSNAPDEKDSINSGVGLIGGLPVFQSVLMDFLDRDAPVLDENGTTQNRTQFINLVHLFSSLIRYDVFSHNAYMHTLISRGDLLRENCIPELEHVNRNEASSVCGLESVDNKPSPSHNFDDEFSSAIDFKHSEFDDSNVDDDLGKLLQNIKEKGQSALETPDSPKIADNSHMTLSGYLISRHYIYTKHFPIPQEEACVSYSNECNQRYILLFGVGKERDEKKHAVKKMSKEICKLFSKKFSIDIAEGGKVKKHSRNEFNFEATTSKCKSMSYFEQHVVTSQCAIIVLEQLNGFATGSNNYLPVQEHVAFLFDLMEMALNIHSLLDFCDHILKELPEIENQLQAKKSILVRMYTTSLALYIVGILRRYHSCLLLSTEETLSVFEGLCKTIKHVNNPKECSSAERCILAYLSDLYEMCDLLKSEENETEYFPIIGTMKAFKEIYNSPEQLSAAPQSYNPHFLQELFISPKRGGRIEYHCIRQLQESTANVYSFVSNAILAVCQATDNDHLNEIAILCAELTASCNSLSEEWIAALQSICNASKKLRYPHLFEQVDIHDNKIHNSLAVFICILVARHCFSLADFVLKFALPTLAYAYPVGGEFTTDAEAGARLTCHLVLKLFKTIEIPQPRMYSVSTSPNPVNVIEDSFNIKLSCDRHLLVGAHKNIPIQAVLAVIKAILIVVDLKTPTISSNNSVAISSGKRSGVNTPVHPGSTPKNTDRPADLSQILGTSDLSNVSNGNDQDVNKPNTGNSSAKSLEQVSLLEFANHVLKQICSQEHVLERCLKHADNLCEMIIDDMLTTKQVQRVLYMICYPEAEYNIISEMDQRSMIIRILENLEQWTLRISWLDLELMHRQIMNNQTELNNWLDTVAKAAIAVFQKDALSAEGKEVYSENQSTWLIVPLISKLTPAVKGRILRVAGRALESMNFCAKIPKSDNCNNSGEERERSSTTMNYSLSGFNISTGFKKFSLNYQPFLGLILSCLNGQDEYKESLLSSLYSQLSHCLQSFTEYDSSNGINDLLDREEILDALQLRFSLVGGMFETIQKNGNSTTEWAILLAQLVCQGVIDASSNRELFTTVVDMLVTLVHSTLLTENHSERDENKKLYLNLMKKLKKEIGEKNNASIKVIRQLLPLYKQTTEVISCEPAGIDMKGNKICDMDKKQLRISDKQRISVWDILEGHKNPAPLSWVWFGAVKSERKSLAYEETHRSLKYHAHSLVKPISYFYESLPLPPEDIEPVPEKICIKDEMKPDTPSSIDQSPSAVTTGRTRGKGTTRKRKPKVSKTSPTNIPTHAQVTPQSQQPQVQSQTPQQMNPQGQINHLQMNAQATVPQFNSNQLLQQNSAMMMQQQMQGNLQQLGNAQNTQIGFMGNVPQGVTQLTGQNQQQWIGQNQYHQMQQQPQFYPHQANRFERPQHNQSKQALCNMLRQRQPNFNQNNSSSFNALQQHQQIRQTQGLQPQGAVNSVQQQFVRGGMRGITSNQNQLTSNIGNMPQGLNANGILAAQQGAQNVNSQAGNQTMPMTPNTGIINTSSNNQNNLMNVQSASGLVGSGNVLQQNVNIGGGNSNQNIINQPTNPFHNFNQYQQSGIMNNGGNSQVPPSNMVGSYNQMNQRSGSADYLQQRGTNPVTNNRGQFVNPTPNVTMGNIIGQNTIQPYSRQQCTGGKPSVVSTQQQFQQQRLHHQMMQIQGGMVQSQNQTINQQQTPNLVAQLQRQLPNQQNMNVQQYQHHQAPY, from the exons ATGTTGTCATtattacaagaaaaacgacCTTTAAAGAGAGCTCGGTTGGGGCCTCCAGATGTATATCCTCAAGAAGCTAAGCAGAGAGAAGATGAATTAACGCCGACGAATGTGAAACACGGTTTTGCAACTACGCCTCCATTGGCAGATGAATTTGGAACTGCTCATAACTCAAATATGAATGCAAGTAAAGTGGGTTCTTTTATTAATtctattttgtcaaaaaaggaAGAGCTTATGACTTTACAAGATACTATgaggaaaaaacaacaaattaattgTAAAGATAATTTTTGGCCAGTATCGCCGCGTACAAAAACGGCATTAGATGCGTGGTTCAAAGATCTTGCAGGCAACAAACCTCTATTGAGTTTAGCTAAAAAAGCACCGTCATTTAATAAaaaggaagaaattttaatagtcCTCTGTGATAATCAAGTAAATATGCAACGAGCCGCATGGTTTATTAAATTAAGTGCAGCATACACATTGAGTTTCACcgaatcaaaaaataaaaaacgtagTATTTATGATCCTGCTGTAGAATGGACtggaaacataataaaatttatgagaGAACTTTTACCAAAACTTCACGAGTATTTTCAAC ttgGAGCTGATAAAAACATTCAGGGTTCTAGCAATTTCTCTTCGGGAATAAATTTAGGTCATATGATGTCAGCTCCCTCTGTCAGTAGTCCTGCAACTGCTCATAGTCCATTAACCGCGAACACGTTGACCTCTACAAGTTGCCCCTCATATTCAACAAATCCATCATCAAACCCATCTGGAAGTATACTGTGTTCTGGATCAGGATCTCCTATATCTGGTATTGGCAGTAACTTCGAGGATTGCCGAAATGCATTGAAATATTGGAAATATTGCACACGTCTTTGCAAGTATATGCACGAAGAATCACTCCTTGATCGACAAGAATTCCTCAATTGGATATTggaattaatagaaaaaatgcGTTCTCAAATATCATTTGATATgtctttaaaaaagttaattctTGTATTTGCTTTGCAATACATGCCTGACTTCGTTCAATCTGAGCGCTTAAGTAGAAAATTGGCAGTGCTGGCTGCAAAAAATTTGTCTATACTTTTGGAACTTGGTTCAGGAACTGTTGCACCAGCAAAACATCATGAGGCAAACGCAGTAACCATGGAAGCTTCCAATTCAGAGGAAAAAAATGCCACACATAGTTTAGAATTACCTTTAAGTGATTGCAACCATTGCCCTCATCACCGAGATATGgtaatatatttaagtacaaTACTTCAAACCATAACTTTAGAATGCCCCACCGCTTTAATATGGAATGGAATCAATGAAAGTCGAGCCCTATCTTCATTGTGTGGTAGCCCACTTGATTTTATTTCTGTCGTTCCTTCTCAACTACCAATGCCATTTAAGTGCGAAAACTCGAATGAAAATATTAGGCGGCAATTGCAAATCGCAGAAGCTGAAATTGCATTGAGGTCTAAACATGCTGAAAATCGTTGGTTTGCGGAGAAATGGCGTAGTTCCAAAGTAAATTGTTTTACTCACGTACTAGATATTCTTGACAGTTTGGACACCCACTGTTTTGATCGCAGAGATAAGGATAACAACATAGACTCGCTTTACTCCAAAATATTTCCTAACtatgatttaaaatatgatGACGCTGAGCATAAACGTAAAAAATACACTTACAATTCTGATAAAGACGCTGCCACTGTAAAAATATTATGTGAATGGGCGGTTTCTAATCAAAG atgGGGTGAACATCGTGCAATAGCTGTTGCTATATTGCTGGATAAACGACAAATTGAAGTTACTTCAGTTGTAGATATCGATCCTCAACAAAATTCAAATGCACCGGATGAGAAAGATTCTATTAATTCTGGAGTTGGATTGATTGGTGGACTTCCAGTATTTCAATCCGTTTTAATGGATTTTCTTGATCGCGATGCTCCCGTCCTGGATGAAAATGGTACAACACAAAATCGTACACAATTTATAAATCTTGTGCATCTTTTCAGTTCATTAATTCGTTACGATGTATTTTCTCATAATGCCTATATGCACACTTTGATTTCACGAGGTGATCTTTTAAGAGAAAACTGCATTCCAGAATTAGAGCACGTAAACAGAAATGAAGCTTCTTCGGTATGTGGTTTAGAGTCGGTAGATAACAAACCTTCTCCCTCCCATAATTTTGATGATGAATTCAGTTCTGCCATTGATTTTAAACATAGTGAATTTGATGATTCCAATGTTGATGATGATTTGGGGAAATTGTTACAAAACATTAAAGAGAAAGGACAGAGTGCATTAGAAACGCCAGATAGTCCGAAAATAGCTGACAACTCGCATATGACTTTGAGTGGATACCTTATTTCACGCCACTACATATATACCAAACATTTTCCCATACCTCAGGAGGAGGCATGTGTATCTTATAGCAATGAATGTAATCAgagatatattttattatttggcgTCGGAAAGGAACGTGATGAAAAAAAGCACGCCGTTAAGAAAATGTCTAAGGAAATTTGTAAACTCTTCTCTAAAAAGTTCAGTATTGACATCGCCGAAGGTGGCAAAGTTAAGAAGCATTCTCGAAATGAATTCAATTTCGAGGCTACCACTAGCAAATGCAAGAGCATGTCGTATTTCGAACAGCATGTGGTTACATCCCAGTGTGCAATTATTGTTTTAGAACAACTCAATGGCTTTGCAACGGGCAGTAATAACTATTTGCCAGTTCAAGAACACGTTGCGTTTTTGTTTGATCTGATGGAAATGGCTTTGAATATACATAGCTTGCTAGATTTTTGTGACCACATTTTAAAGGAATTGCCCGAAATTGAAAATCAGTTACAAGCTAAGAAGTCCATTTTGGTTCGAATGTATACAACTTCTTTAGCTCTTTATATCGTTGGCATACTACGTAGATACCATTCATGCCTTTTGTTGAGCACAGAAGAAACTTTATCAGTATTCGAAGGGTTGTGCAAAACAATTAAACACGTAAACAATCCAAAGGAATGCAGCTCAGCAGAACGTTGTATACTCGCGTATCTTTCCGATTTATATGAAATGTGTGATTTACTTAAATCTGAAGAAAATGAGACAGAGTATTTTCCGATAATTGGAACAATGAAGGCGTTTAAAGAAATCTACAATTCACCGGAACAATTAAG TGCCGCACCGCAGTCTTATAATCCGCATTTTTTGCAAGAATTGTTTATTTCTCCAAAACGTGGCGGTAGAATAGAATATCATTGCATTCGTCAATTGCAGGAGTCCACAGCCAATGTTTATAGTTTTGTATCGAACGCTATTTTGGCTGTTTGTCAAGCAACTGATAACGATCATTTAAATGAAATCGCAATTTTATGTGCAGAGTTAACAGCTTCGTGTAACAGTCTTTCCGAAGAATGGATAGCTGCGTTGCAAAGTAtttgcaatgcttcgaaaaaacTTCGATATCCTCATCTCTTTGAACAAGTGGACATACATGATAACAAAATTCACAACTCATTAGCtgttttcatttgcattttggTAGCAAGACACTGTTTCTCGTTGGCTGATTTTGTCCTTAAGTTCGCATTACCAACATTAGCATATGCATATCCCGTAGGCGGTGAATTCACCACCGATGCTGAAGCTGGCGCACGTCTTACCTGCCATTTGgtcttgaaattatttaaaacaattgaaataccGCAACCAAGAATGTACTCTGTGAGCACTTCTCCGAATCCCGTTAACGTTATTGAAGATTCTTTCAACATAAAGTTGAGCTGCGATCGTCACCTCTTAGTCGGCGCACACAAAAACATACCAATACAAGCAGTATTAGCTGTCATAAAGGCAATATTAATTGTTGTTGATCTGAAAACACCAACTATATCAAGCAATAACTCTGTTGCTATAAGTAGTGGCAAGCGTAGTGGCGTTAACACACCTGTGCATCCGGGGAGTACTCCAAAAAATACCGACAGGCCCGCGGACTTAAGCCAAATACTTGGTACTAGTGATTTGTCAAATGTTAGTAATGGCAATGACCAAGATGTCAATAAACCGAATACTGGAAATAGTAGTGCAAAATCTTTGGAGCAGGTGTCTTTACTTGAATTTGCGAATCATGTCTTGAAGCAAATATGTTCACAAGAGCATGTATTAGAACGCTGTTTGAAACATGCTGATAATTTATGTGAAATGATTATAGACGATATGCTAACTACAAAACAAGTTCAGCGAGTATTATATATGATTTGTTATCCGGAAGCTgagtataatataatatccgaAATGGATCAGAGATCAATGATTATTCGAATTTTGGAAAATCTAGAACAGTGGACTCTTCGAATATCGTGGTTAGATTTAGAATTAATGCACCGTCAAATTATGAACAACCAAACTGAACTTAATAATTGGTTAGACACTGTTGCCAAAGCTGCAATTGCCGTTTTTCAGAAAGATGCCTTATCTGCTGAAGGAAAAGAAGTATATAGTGAAAACCAATCTACGTGGTTAATTGTTCCCTTAATTTCAAAACTCACACCAGCAGTTAAAGGGCGAATTCTACGCGTTGCGGGGCGAGCACTTGAGAGTATgaatttttgtgcaaaaatacCCAAATCTGATAATTGCAATAACAGTGGAGAAGAAAGAGAACGAAGCAGTACCACTATGAATTACTCTCTAAGCGGATTCAATATTTCTACTGGTTTCAAAAAGTTCTCTTTAAACTATCAACCTTTCTTAGGATTAATTCTTTCCTGTTTAAATGGTCAGGACGAATATAAAGAGAGTCTTTTGAGTTCATTATACTCTCAACTTTCTCATTGCTTGCAGTCATTTACTGAG tatgattCTTCGAATGGAATTAATGATCTACTAGACCGAGAAGAAATTTTAGATGCGCTTCAATTACGTTTTTCCCTGGTAGGGGGAATGTTTgaaacaattcaaaaaaatggaaattctaCAACGGAATGGGCCATATTACTGGCGCAGCTGGTCTGTCAAGGAGTAATTGATGCAAGTTCGAATCG AGAACTCTTTACTACTGTAGTGGATATGTTAGTTACACTGGTTCACTCGACATTATTAACAGAGAACCATTCTGAACGAGATGAGAATAAAAAACTGTACCTTAACCtgatgaaaaagttgaaaaaagaaattggtgaaaaaaataatgcttCAATAAAAGTTATTCGTCAGTTACTGCCACTTTACAAGCAAACAACCGAG GTTATATCATGTGAGCCGGCCGGTATCGATAtgaaaggaaataaaatatgtgatatGGACAAGAAACAACTTCGTATTTCAGACAAGCAACGCATAAGTGTTTGGGACATATTGGAAGGTCATAAGAATCCAGCACCCTTATCATGGGTCTGGTTTGGTGCAGTCAAATCTGAAAGAAAAAGCTTAGCATATGAAGAAACACATCGCAGTCTTAAATATCACGCGCATAGTTTAGTTAAACCCattagttatttttatgaatCCTTACCGCTGCCTCCAGAAGACATAGAGCCTGTGCCGGAAAAGATCTGCATT AAAGACGAGATGAAACCAGATACTCCCTCATCAATTGATCAATCACCTAGTGCAGTTACCACTGGGAGAACACGAGGAAAAGGAACCACACGTAAGCGTAAGCCGAAAGTTTCGAAAACTTCTCCCACAAATATCCCAACGCATGCCCAGGTGACGCCGCAATCGCAGCAACCTCAAGTTCAATCACAGACACCGCAACAGATGAACCCACAAGGTCAAATTAATCACCTTCAAATGAATGCACAG GCTACTGTTCCACAATTTAATTCTAATCAACTCCTTCAACAAAATTCTGCGATGAtgatgcaacaacaaatgcaaggTAATTTACAGCAGCTTGGCAATGCTCAAAATACACAAATTGGTTTTATGGGAAACGTGCCCCAGGGAGTAACACAATTAACTggtcaaaatcaacaacaatggATAGGACAAAATCAATACCACCAGATgcagcaacaaccacaatttTATCCACATCAAG CAAATCGTTTTGAGCGCCCACAACATAATCAATCTAAGCAGGCTTTATGCAATATGCTTCGGCAGCGTCAAcctaattttaatcaaaataattcATCATCATTTAACGCTCTTCAGCAGCATCAACAAATACGACAGACACAGGGACTACAACCGCAAGGTGCTGTTAACTCCGTCCAACAACAATTCGTTAGAGGAGGGATGCGAGGAATAACATCAAATCAGAACCAGCTAACAAGTAATATTGGTAATATGCCTCAGGGATTAAATGCAAACGGAATCCTGGCTGCGCAGCAGGGCGCCCAGAATGTAAACTCACAAGCTGGTAATCAAACAATGCCAATGACCCCAAATACAGGTATCATAAATACGTCATCAAATAATCAAAACAACTTGATGAATGTTCAATCTGCATCTGGATTGGTAGGGTCAGGAAATGTTTTACAGCAAAATGTTAACATAGGAGGTGGAAATTCGAATCAGAACATCATTAATCAACCAACGAAtccatttcataattttaatcaGTATCAACAATCTGGAATTATGAATAATGGCGGAAATAGCCAGGTTCCACCCTCCAACATGGTAGGCTCCTACAATCAAATGAACCAGAGGAGCGGTTCTGCAGATTATCTCCAACAACGCGGAACTAATCCTGTAACTAATAATCGTGGTCAGTTTGTCAATCCGACTCCCAATGTAACCATGGGAAATATTATAGGACAGAATACTATACAGCCTTATTCAAGGCAACAATGTACAGGTGGAAAACCGAGTGTAGTTTCCACACAGCAACAATTTCAACAGCAGCGATTACATCACCAAATGATGCAAATTCAAG GTGGAATGGTGCAATCTCAAAATCAAACTATAAACCAGCAACAAACTCCAAATTTAGTCGCTCAACTTCAAAGACAATTACCGAATCAACAAAATATGAATGTTCAACAATATCAACATCACCAAGCTCCATATTaa